ATGTTCACCAAATGATCGCGTTGTCACGTGATCAGATTTGGCAATTCAGCGCTTGCTGTCGCCTGTCTTTTGTTGCTCCTCAGGGTTGATTTTACTGAGCGTGGGCCTATACTTGCCTGGCCAGTACTGAAGCTCAACCTAACTCCTTGGTTATGGTTAACTTGCTGCAAAGCTTCTTTGCACGAATTTCTGGCAGCAGTTTCAGAACCCCCCTCATCAAAAATTTAACTGCACGCAAGCATTTGCCCAATATGGCAGGCAAAGAAAGCCCTCTAGTATGGATTGACTGCGAGGTGAGTCTGGTCTGCAAAAATAATTTGTACTTTTGCATTTGGAGTAAAAACTACGCACATAATACCCACACGGAATATTAACCAAAAGCACTCTAGATGACGGGTCTCAACCCAGACTCGGAGGAGATTATCGAAATATTCTGCCTCGTCACGGACGGTGACCTGAACCTCAAGGACGAAGAGGGCTGGGGCACGGTGGTTCACCAGACGCAGGAACGCATGGACAAGATGGATGAGTGGTGCACCAAGCAGCACGGCGGCAGCGGTCTCACGGCGCGGGTGGTGGGCTCGACCACGACGCCCGAGGAGGCTGCGGACGGCCTGCTGGCCTACATCAAGAAGCACGTTCCCCACGCC
The Pyricularia oryzae 70-15 chromosome 1, whole genome shotgun sequence DNA segment above includes these coding regions:
- a CDS encoding oligoribonuclease; the encoded protein is MVNLLQSFFARISGSSFRTPLIKNLTARKHLPNMAGKESPLVWIDCEMTGLNPDSEEIIEIFCLVTDGDLNLKDEEGWGTVVHQTQERMDKMDEWCTKQHGGSGLTARVVGSTTTPEEAADGLLAYIKKHVPHAGVALLAGSSVHHDRAFLRRAPYNRVTDHLHYRILDVSSIKEAAKRWAPKVAKKVPNKKGTHLARDDILESIEEAKYYREGLFAKALQVDELEKKIAEYEKRFAKESKKNTKKAAAAAEKNEN